From the genome of Solanum lycopersicum chromosome 12, SLM_r2.1:
tttgggtcactttggccggtgattccacctcttctcggtgtggggtttcatgacatttgatttcatgatgctcatatgatctatgtcagttaaagttaaagttccccatgaatgaatcgatcccacgacctcttaagcagatttaaggaggagaataaaagaaaaataaagggggaggcgtCTGGAAATCTAACCCACGACTTCTTTGCCtgatttaaggaggagaataaaagaaaaataaagagaggatGTGAGGGTTTGATCCCAAAACCTCATAGTCAAGTCAAAATAGATAAGAAGAaacagataaaaaaaaaagggttgtgggggtttgatcccacaccCCCTCGGCCAAGAATGAGGTaattcaaaggagaaaaataaagaggaatcgttgatgttggggctcgatctaaggtcccaatgtcatgtggaccaaaatacaataaatgaaaaaatgtaagtgtGGTCTAAAGGATTCtaaattgggttcccttgcccatattcagtattgatacataagtcatacgtgaattaaatattcaaaaataattccacctacttagatcgaaattgagatcttggcatacatacaatatgcataagtcttgtattacataatcttaggaagatatgattCACTTAACGAACAATGAATGAAGCCTCGTGGCTTGTTTTTATAGATCCATAAgtatagcatacgtttaaaaataagtgaacctaagatgtatgtaatgaaatgatgtaaccctagaagggttaagtaagagtgtaaaacacattaaatagccaagtgcattagcatacgataaaatgaaattatgtaaagaaatgatgaaaccctagaaggtttaagtaagagtgtgaaaagttatgcccattttagtaaaggtctgTCGAACAAGCCCAGTCGAAGGACCCAACGATGGAGCGTTGGTCAGACGATGGACCGTTAATCCTGGCTGTCGTTTGGTCTGATAGCAACTTTCCCAAGGATCTTTTTGACCTTTACcacttcgtttaaaccctaagttatgttgttttgaccataaatcatcatattttagtcagtttaagcctaaaACATAATTAACACATATCTAAGTcacatcattaaatcaaaagttagaaaattagaagcaaaaaaGGAGAATGAACTCAAGAACTCTAGTTCAAGAAATGAAGCAAGTTTCCAGCAATTCTAGCCCCAAAATTAAGTGTTTCTCCGTGAATTACATCACCATGTatatgggatttcactagtgagtTCCTTTTACCCATTGGGTCCATAGTTTTCAGTCAAATTCTTGATtctttatcatgattaaacctaggaattctagaactttgatagaatttattgaatttattgaatatatgttccaaatcagattatcgtgttattattcatatcattgcatgaatttcaaaaccctagctttgtatttctttagtccttgaattacacatgttagATCAGATATTTCATTTATTCAGTTATACGTGCCttatttttaatgcatcattatcacaTTAAATGCTGTATTCTCAATTTGCATGTTccgttttgagctatccagtatttatagaaaattcagatatttcagacacttcaaatatacatatctgttataaatgcataattaccagattaattgttgcattctcagttttcaTGTTCAGTTTTTAGCTCtctagtatttacagaaactcaaacataataagtaaatttacataattcattgggagtagcataataccgagttggactagggtttagcgtacccaatagtcgcAGAACTACTAgacaagtaggttgtaagtcccctatgtgggaaatcagtttagtgatcacgccagcatgcctttatacctttggcggGGTATATttggtcctctcgatgggggcatatacatcggactccacatttagctcatgtggttttattatcgattattagtagctcccacagttcagtcagactctctgcattgacaatttatcagtatatttattattcagtttcagcatgttataaattggtcattgcattcagtcaGCTcaaaattcagtttatcatgtcagattattatacttgcttttatgtttgttcaattatgttttatttaagctttagtctatcctacatgcttagtacttttcaagtactgacacatattTGCGCTACATATTCTCGTGATGGAGGTTCAgcttctcagcatccagatcacgcatagatcgatttccgatctccagttcagcacaTTCAatagtgagtcctcattctccaaggacaacagtcatgagtttattttagtctttagtcatttagcatctgttttttctagatttagctggggcttgtccaagtatttctagtccagtttagaggcttatttcatacatagttagattcagcttagtattgagttaatatttcctttgtattaaactcattgttttaaaatatttcagttatagaatatgggtattccccatattttaaaatttaattatgatttagcttccgtatcagtttattatctttagtatgctcatgatcatgccagcatggttagcttgggatcacttctgctcctaggttccgtgtcagCGTCTCAGGGGTAGCTCGGGAGTGACAATTTTGTAGAGTGAGATTCCCCAATCGAGTTAGAGTTTTATTccattttcatggattcatttcAATTATGATATTACTGATTGATTTATGACTTTTTATGCATGAATAGAAGGGATTAAATGATTTTAAGTTGATTTCTCATGAAACCTTGTTTTCTAACATTGATCATATGATGAAGTTTTTAGATCGTGAAAGAGGAATTTATGAAGATATGCATGTTGTTAttaaattgatgaaaatgatttaaGATTTGATTTTAGAGTACAACATCCATGTATTTGTTGTTGTGATGAgaaaggatttctcatataCACATGAAAGCATAATTTTGAAAGGGAGACGAACTTCCACAAAATTGTTCAATTAGCGCTTAACATCTTCACTGCTTTACCTCTGAATATCCCCTTCATTTGAATTAAATAAAGCATTGGCCTTGGCACTTTGAATATGACATCTGTTACCTTTGGTCGTAAGCGAACATCTCAGGCTATATCAAACTCCATGGGTGCTTTATTCGCAGAACGCATAACCAACACTTTCTGCCTCAGATGCTTGGTCTATCTTGCCTACTATTAGCAAGAAAcaaccaataaaacaaagtaacaaGAACATAAAAAACACACAAGttcaaatttacaaataaaCAAAAGACGATTGTTAACAATTCCCCGATaacaatgtatttttttatataaattctcaACTATGTCATATATTTCAGTACATAGGTGCTTATAATAATTAAACAACTTATGAGGTCGGgatcgaataaaaaaaattgacagataggatatatatatatatatatatagatagatagatagatagatagatagatagctaaatagatagatagatagatagatagatagataatgagagagagagagaaataggaTGGGGTTGGGGTTGGGGTGGTGGTTAGGTAACAActaaaattcaatcaatattaactcaataataaTAGGGAATCAACACAAATACGGTCTAGAAAGTTTGCAAAGGACTAGGGGGAGTGTGCATAAGCCTTGGGGTTTCAACTAGAATATAAAATCATTAACCGAAACATCGATTGTTAACTGAATAAGTTTAGTCTTGGCTACACTTTCTATTCTTCTAAATTGTCAAGTGTATGTCTCTTAGATTCTTCAAAACTCCATGACCTTTCAAACAAACTTCAAACATTTCTAGAGTAGAGAGACTATTATGTGCTCAtatcatttaatataaaatcacTTTGGGTATCCCATCCATAGATAAACCATATAGTATATTCAAAAAGTCCTCACTATTGCTTATCCAACTTTGTTTTGATCTTCCAAGGTAAAATGGTGTTAGATAGTTCAAGAAATGTTTACAACCACTAATTTTTAGATTACAACTTCAATAGAACAATAGATTTATGTCATACAATCAATACTTGAGTTGATAAATGTAGTTTACATCTCATCTAGCGCACACACCCCTAGTAAAGGGTCTAGCTGCTTCTAAAAGAAGAAATAGAGACAATACTCATGTAAGATATCTACATTTCAAGcttattttagaagaaaaaactaaattCCAAGCCCAAATTgctaaaaaattgaagtttgtttCATCATAAGTTAAGAAGTTCTTCACTATACTCTATCAAAATTTCTTTCAATAGTTGGGATCGTTTCTCTATAACCCTAATTAGAAAGATGATAATGGTACATAAATCCACAAATTCCAATTCTATCCTTGGAACATTCAAAGGAAATTCTATTTTCTATAATTTCATTTCTACCGCTTCGCTTTTGTCTTTCGACTTGCGCTGAACAAGTTGAATACTGATTAGGGATTTTGGAGCATCGATTGCCTCATCACTTAGACCCTCAATTCCCGCTGGAGAGCCTATGCTATTACCGGTTAATTGATGATCATTCATCGTAGCATGCAAATTACAACGACACTATTAAGGCAACTTTGCTCCATTTGAAATTGGCACTTAGTTTATCAGATGATTATTGGTTCCTATGGGATGGTGGTTTCATCATCCGTGTGCATCAGTGATTTTCGGTTTCAAATCCACCAACTTTATCTTTTCAAAAGGATAACTCCATCCTTAAAACTATGGCATAAATGTAACACCTCAGAAATAAGAAGTTGAGTTGAGGGATAGTTTAGACTATGTTACAGGGTTTTGGTACTAAGGATTGACCTACGAGCTGTATAAATTCGTAGAAATCATAATAGTGCGTTCGCTAGAGAAGAAGGCGATGAAGAGTTGCCGCCAGAGCTTCCTCGAAACTAAATTGATTTTGAGAGGCTTGGGGTTATATTTTGTGTGTGGGTATTTTAATTAACCGGGTGGATTTTCTTAATTAACAAGGTGGCACTTTCATTTTTGGGTAGAAATTTAATAAAGATTGGTTCGGTGGACAGGATTAAGACACACATATGTCTGTTAGTATAAAGGATATATACGCTCCACAATTTGGACGATAAGGACATTGATTTCCTAAaagtttaaagatatattggtaCTAATTTTTCACTTCGGATATATGTGAACTCCTTTTTTAACGGTAGTAATTATGTGAACCATttagataataataaagataaatataagtcactttcataacgatGAATATATCAGGCTAAATGACAAAAGTGAAAAGTATATCAAACCATATTCCCTTTATTAATAAGTATCGAGCAAAGTAAATTTTCCTTAAATGTCATTATGTTGAAATCAATGGGCtccaaaagataaatatttttcactaaaGCTTAGTAGTGGGATGGGTCCTTGGCCCATGGCCCAATTAACACTAGTCTTGTAGTTTTCTGtcccttttttttctatttaaaaaccCCTTTACCACGAAACCCTTTCTCAAAACCCTTTACTTTCTTCACTGATCGAGAGCCATGAATCAGAGCATTGTAGCTCATCAAGTGCAAGACCATCGTTACATAAACTACGACGTTTCCTTCTATGGTGATAGTATCCTAACAACAGTTACTTGGGACCCAGAAATTGTCACTCATTGGATCACAGATGTAGAATCTGATGTGTTTTTCAGAGATGTGGTTGGACTTGACATCGAATGGCGACCCCACTACGGCCAGATACAAAACCCAGTTGCAACTCTCCAGCTCTGCGTCGGTCGCCGTTGCCTCATATTCCAACTCCTTCAGAGTCGCAACCCGATTCCACAATCCCTCATTACCTTTCTGGACACGTATACCTTTGTTGGTGTTGGAATCGAGTCTGATGTGGAAAAGCTGGAGCGAGATCACGGGGTTATTGTGAGCTTTTCTGTGGATTTAAGAGAGTTGGCTTCTACTGCGTATGAGGCGTTTGGGTTGGGGTATCAGATTAGGACAAATGCTGCTCTAAAAGAGCTGTGCAGTGTTGTTTTAGCGAAGGAGATGGTGAAGCCTGCTCATATAACAAGGAGCAGGTGGGATAATCGATATCTGAATGAAGAACAAGTGGAATATGCTTGTATTGAtgcttttgtttgttttgagaTTGAGAAACGCTTGAATGCTTCTGGTTATGGCGTTAATTGGCTGTGAGAATATACAAAAGAGACAATTTTGCATTATAATTAAGTAATAGTTATTAATCTATGCATGGAGCTTTTTAATTTTAGCTACTAAGTTGTTTGAATTTCAGATTATATTTTACCCCCTTATTTTCGTCAATGttgctttctttttttgatatttaatttaagatgtttgttttattttgatggTTTGGTTTGTTGGGAGAATTCTGCTGTACGTACTATTTCTCTGCATTATGCATGCCAGACAATTGGTGTATTTTGTCCTATTCTATccctttttaaataaaataaataatttcattacaGTTTTTCGTGGATTGGGTTATAAGAAGGCGAGCCCTGAAATTTGTGTAGAGGATTTTTTTCAAGTATAGTGTggtagaaaaataatatttatattagtattattttcattttaaaaagaatgattttttttattttgtttaaaagtgaatattttttttaaaattttaattttaatttttcacacattttgatatatttgttataattttcatttaaaatcacaaaattaaaaagtctttctttgtgatatatttttgtgtattaACATGTCTATTATTAATACCGCAAAAtcatgatataaatataataaagatgCATAATTAAAGACATAGAGATCTCCCAAAATGTTTTCAATCATATTtgtgaacaaatatttttaaaaaataaccaaatattACATTATCAATAATCTTGCCTAACTAATATAAACATGTAATATTACCAATACACTCAACACTATTTCTTAACAATTCCAGACTCATGAATACAAACATGGaagtgtttcacactcttaaaCGTGTAAAACAATtgcaaataatatataattctttCCAGTTGATGCACCTAAAcgaattagaaaaaataaataaatagagaagCCACATCTTCCTCCTCTCGATGTTCCTCTCCCATGCAATTATCTTTTTCTATCCACCATTCACATCATCTCGTTACCCCCACCCCCAGAGTGCgggctctctctctctctctcttttaagccttgtttgtttattaaaaaaaaaaagaaggaaaatgatCGAAATTGTTTTAGACTatttgaaagaaacaaaaatgtctttacttgataatttgattaaaaatatttttaccttcAATATTTTGACTCAAAAATGCGCTTGTAATCAATATTTTGGCTCATCAATGCCCCTGTAGTTACAAAATGGGTCGAAATGCTCTTTTtcgaataaatatattatttttctttttaaacacatctttttttcaattaaaatattattaaggaacactattcttgtttttattattctaaaatcactttaacaaataaaaatgtaagaaatatttgtttcttcctaattaatctcattttatcaattaaaatagaataattctACGTACCATTTTGATAGATAACATATGTCATAAATATAAGATCATAGCATATCTATCAttagtttatatttataaaaagataaaaaaaatattgatgataaaataagaacatattttttttctgaatCAAAGTAAGATAAAcatttgctaattttttttaaaaaaaaacattaattgaaaaaaaaatgtgtcaaaaagaaaataataatatatttatttggaaaatgaattttttgacCCACTAAATAACAACAAGGATATTTGTGGACTAACGTATTGATGAATAGTTTAAGGAAATTTTTGCACCAAAGTATTAACGGGAAGGGCATTTTGAGCCACTGGCATTTTTGTTTTGTTCAGATAATTAAGgaaattttttacccttttcctAAAAAAACTGATTcaagtattaaaaatattctaaccaaggagaaattaattattttattttgacaaaagcttatttttatttgttgtgcATGACtgtgataaattattattaatgaaaagaagatgaagataataGGTGATGGTGATTTTAAATAAAGGGATTAGTGTGTGTAGGATGATTTACTAACAACACTCCTACTAATTACCAGTGCCTTTAGCTTTCGCTGAAAACAAGAGATCAGTTCCAGCCAGCTTTATTTCCTCACAATAACCAATGAATTATTCTTGACTTATGATAATTGAAAATTCACTTTCAGTAATTGAAGGCAACTAAAAAGTATCAAGCATTCTAATTGGACTAGAGAAAAATCTAGACGCTCGATGAAGGAGATaagatttagaaaaaaattatagtggTAAAGGCACaaccaataatatttttgtgagGCTCCATTCTACGTTTGACACTTGGATAgtgaactattttttaaaaaaaagtttttaccATTCTTGTTCCggtcattcttttttctttcattttctttttctttttactcctaataaatatcaaactcaactatatatttaaataatatcatGTCCGGCTTGTAATCATTTCAGCGCCAAAAATCTCACTAGCGTTATGATTCTTTACCAATGAAGACTTCTTCAACATGAATGTGGTAAGCCTTTGCTGGAATGGCAGGCATGTGATAAACTTGCCCcccaaaagaaatgaaaaatgagataGCCACTGATTTGAAAAAGACACGATGACCTACTAAGCCTTTTACCTTatttttcaactttaattttatcTTCTCAATAGATTGAACCCCAAAGGGGTCAATACCACtgtttaaaaagataaaattgcaGCTCCAATAATTAGGTAACTTACCGATTGAAGCATATCATTTGTATTATTAAGTGTTGTTTGCTCAATATTATAGCATCATGTAACCTGTGTTATCTACTAATTTATAGATTCATCATGTTGTCTATTTCGAATTGAATGATTGTATGTATTTATGAGTCAGGGATTTCGGCTCATCTAGGGATTATAATTCCGAGTTATAGTGTCCTCAATGCATATTTTTATGTTCTAAACTTATGTTTAAATGTTGATTTgtagaaaagaaggaaaaagagcAAGACAAGGACATTACCGACAAAAAGAGcgaaaaagctaaaaaaaaactGAAGAAAATTAAGGTTGATGCTCGCCAAAGCCACTCGGAAAATTTCCAAGTGTTTCTTTAGCTCGCAAAAAGTTACCGCAGGCCAGTCCACAAAGCCAACAATGCGAGGTACTGAAGTTTGGCAGAACGCCGACTGGATCGGCGATGGAGACTGAGCCCGCCTAAAGTTACAGAGTAGTTGGTGAAAAGACAATCCAACAAGGAGAGAAGAAGGATCACTTAGCAACCTAATCGATGATGCCCGACTTGTTTCGTCAAATGGCTCTGAAGCTAGAAATCTTGAAACGTATAAATGCAATTTTTGAAAGATGAAAAAGGAGTTCTGATGTTTTCGAGAGTTCCCATATTTTCTGGTTTTGGGTTGTTATCCCTAACATTGATCTTTAAGTTTTTGAGTAGATATTTAGGGATTATTAGATTTGAATTCAATTCAGTCATTTTGAAGACCTATGGATCGTTACCCAAGCTGATGAAACTATATTTGGTTACTATTTCATCCTCTTTATCATATGTGGCTAAAACCCCATTCTTAtggggtgtgattatgtgattgctTCAATTATCTTATGGTGTTAGTATTTACTAATTTTGATGTCCATTAGTAGTTGAGTTTTAATTGATGagttgtagttgcaaatacaattCTAGCCTAGTATTCTAAGCTTGCTTCAGCAAGAAGTTCTAGAGTAATAACTAATAATTGATTGTACTGATTGGTTTATTGTAGAATTAGCTTGAGAAAGTGGATTTAAATTCAATCCTACTTATCTAGCTTGAAAGAGTAGATTAATTAAGGTATTGGActgtttatttttgttatacttGTCGAGATTTGAGAGAACTCGCCTGATTCATAAAAGCTGATTGAGAAACGGCTGTTACACCTAAATCCTTACCACTAAGATTCAacaatttttagtaaataatgATCATCTATATAGCAAAATTAGACTTCAATCGATCACACTCCGAAAGATCCCTTTCTACTTTTTACCCCTGTGTGTTTGTAGTTGTTAATTGTTCactcaccccccccccccccccaaattgACATTAATTGTAAAAACCATGCCATCCATTAATTGTTTTCAAAATGACTTCTACAATCAATTACAACACTCCTTTGACTtcgtaattaaattatttatcgtATCAATCATTATGGGATTGACCTTAAATCTTCTTTGGGTTTATACTTGATTGAGACCATCTATACTTAGAATCGGATGAAGAGTAGTTGAGAGTTATCATGTACTAATTGAAAGATATCATCTGTCCTTTCAACTGTTGTTTGCTTAATATCATAGCATCATGTAACTAATTGTGTTCTGTATTCTCCTAATTCACAGATTCTACATGTTTCCTATTTTCAATTGAATAATTGTTTTCACTGATTGAAGTATTTCATAGGTACCTTTAAGTGTTGTTTGTTCAATACCATAGCATCATGTAACATATGTTATGTATTATCCTTATTCTTAGATTCAACATGTTGTTTATTTCCAGTTGATTGATTGTTGTAGATGTTGAGGTTCTTCACCTATGTTGTAGAACTGTTTCTTGTTTGTacctaaaaaatcaaaaatcaatgTTAGCAAAAAAAATCGCTACAAAATTCCCTTATCGATATGAATGTATCACTTCACTTTTATTTACATCGTTAGTCCCTTAATGTAGCCTACATCCGGATATATTAGACAAGGGGCCTCCCAACTTCCACATAGTATTTTCTAAGCCATTAATGAATCACGAGGGGTATAAGATTGTGTTCAATACAGTGGTTTATACCCATTCTAATGTCTTTTATTTCCACTTCAATAATTGAGACATTCTCAATCACCCTTGATTAAACATATATCATCTTCCCATTTTAATCTCTTATACATAAAGCCATTAAACCTATATCGTCTTTTACAGCCCGatcaatatttcattttaatttaccCATAGGAGGGTGTAGCCATCTTGCAATCTTAATTTGAATCAGTGAAGTATACCCTTCCAGAAACTTAACAATCAATGACAAACTCTTTTGGATGTCTTTTAACCATGGGTATCTGTACGTCGCAAAGAAATATGCATTCATAAAAATCCCCAATATCATGATTTGTCTTCATATACTACCACCGTGCTTGATCATATTACTTCTCTTtcaaatttgacatattttaataGCAAAAACTtctttaaataatgatttaaatttAGTAGCACAGTTAGCCTTCAACCATTCCTCCAATGTCTTCTTGAGTTATACCACCTAAAAATGCAGACATGAAACCTCATTGAACAACCTCCAAATATGATATGAGTAGGGACattcaataaataaatgtaCAAATGCCTCTTGTTCATTACTGTTACAACAACATATCTCAAAGTTAGTAATGCCTCTTCTAGTAAGATATTCCCTAATAGAAATTCTCCTAAACCAAAACCTCCATAACATGAATGACACCTAAAAGGTAGTTCCATCACCCATATATTCAATATCTTCTCAATGGGACCCTTTCTATTTCTACATAAATCCTATGTTGATTTAACCTTATATTTTTCGAACCCATGAGCATCCTCCAAGGTTTGTTTCTTTCCTGTGAAGGGGTTAGATTTCCCATGATTCTACTAACATGATTCAAGATTCCTCATCAAGAGTTTGTTCAAGTACTATCTGGTTCTATCCGTCctaaatggataaaataaagACCTAAATCACATATATCCTTCTATGTCATCCAATGGGTAGATTTTCCTTCATATTTGAAGTTCACATGACTTTAGCAAAACATTCAATGAATATCATATATGAAACGCTTACGGTGGGGGGGTTTCAAGGACAGATAAAAGATAAATACGGATGCTTTGAAGCACTCTATCATAAAATTCTTTTA
Proteins encoded in this window:
- the LOC101244465 gene encoding 3'-5' exonuclease-like, which produces MNQSIVAHQVQDHRYINYDVSFYGDSILTTVTWDPEIVTHWITDVESDVFFRDVVGLDIEWRPHYGQIQNPVATLQLCVGRRCLIFQLLQSRNPIPQSLITFLDTYTFVGVGIESDVEKLERDHGVIVSFSVDLRELASTAYEAFGLGYQIRTNAALKELCSVVLAKEMVKPAHITRSRWDNRYLNEEQVEYACIDAFVCFEIEKRLNASGYGVNWL